In the Polyangiaceae bacterium genome, one interval contains:
- a CDS encoding endonuclease/exonuclease/phosphatase family protein: MLTSSAGAIFMPPKVTHVPPVPPKACKVWQVCEPLLTDGTISPIEWVDSARAPLQDFASGNPTGKLYLMQQNPGALSIGIRVSRGSSCGVDECGPWYTILLFDARRDDTLANVQAATQVREDDRALVITHWSPAHFTVEQFRGVGGPTANTWVQTNNSEQWPTSVQLRTNGSFLEIELDVTLKPFGSSQPSEVLGHGKMGLGLVHTRFDPPTFFTLHYWPGNAATDPVLNALNAPNYFIPYTWETIEFSRPDPTPMSLMTYNVGLLPLGFSGGSGSVEDFASIAATVGGPEVMCFQEVWKHNDRELLAELSDSMWQDQFPGDPSKEIQEAGAPELCPIGSGRSCVPAELASPGLGVEDTGLLLLSKNPIFDASTPAKKYSTNQCQGFDCLEDKGVIWARVGTADSRVAVGDGDEYVWDPDEYVDVFCTHLQASCDTLTDLEPLLHAIEAKNLLAGDIWPLFTFESVFGTCDANDIRKIQAAQLAELRAYIDQKAVPPDRPAFVMGDFNANGFDAHLGASGPYGQVITTLGLTNIAPFDAASSLYSERYDVALGCRGAPPYAVPPVMPTTACDPVLTTPDLFSYAFGLPPSQPKWPRLGVGTNIGDSAFCDQSQYGTVGDVESNRYDHVFVVPPRPSDGELPVFAIPNDPEPFVVLNTYPDPNSQGECFSDHKAVLANVNLARIEDRLSFNPKMDHDVEYVVNRVENLTGDSSGGAEFYAHFEMPSTFKTTTGVYKEDTNVIYPHWHMQDVLNGADLRYFIFFLKEEDTIPPDDDYDITHLLGDVSKSRFDHDISMWVHLNMPSHEPKYHRCLEDLHPDCFKWSNHRMSLMVQDAGTHANFERARIDLSLITKEVP, encoded by the coding sequence TTGCTCACGTCATCTGCAGGCGCCATCTTCATGCCACCCAAGGTGACGCACGTCCCACCTGTACCGCCGAAGGCGTGCAAGGTGTGGCAGGTGTGCGAACCGCTCCTCACTGACGGCACGATCAGTCCTATTGAATGGGTGGACTCCGCTCGCGCACCACTTCAGGACTTTGCCAGCGGCAACCCGACCGGGAAGCTGTATCTCATGCAGCAGAACCCAGGAGCGTTGAGCATCGGGATCCGCGTATCGCGCGGAAGCAGTTGCGGCGTCGACGAATGCGGACCGTGGTACACGATCCTGCTCTTCGACGCGCGGCGAGACGATACACTGGCCAACGTCCAGGCTGCGACTCAGGTTCGGGAGGACGACCGCGCACTGGTGATCACACACTGGTCCCCAGCCCACTTCACTGTCGAGCAGTTTCGCGGCGTGGGTGGTCCGACTGCGAACACCTGGGTGCAGACGAACAACAGCGAGCAGTGGCCGACCAGCGTCCAGCTCAGGACGAATGGCTCGTTCCTGGAGATCGAACTCGACGTCACGCTCAAACCCTTTGGCAGCAGCCAGCCCAGCGAGGTTCTGGGCCACGGCAAGATGGGCCTGGGCCTGGTTCACACTCGGTTCGATCCCCCAACGTTCTTCACGCTTCACTACTGGCCGGGCAACGCTGCGACCGACCCGGTGCTGAATGCCCTGAACGCGCCGAACTACTTCATTCCGTATACCTGGGAGACCATTGAGTTCAGCCGGCCCGATCCGACTCCGATGAGCTTGATGACGTACAACGTCGGACTGCTACCACTCGGCTTCTCCGGTGGGAGCGGCAGCGTGGAGGATTTCGCGAGTATTGCGGCAACGGTGGGAGGTCCAGAGGTGATGTGCTTTCAGGAAGTGTGGAAGCACAACGACCGCGAACTCCTAGCAGAGCTGAGCGACTCGATGTGGCAGGACCAGTTCCCCGGCGATCCGAGCAAGGAGATCCAAGAGGCGGGCGCGCCGGAGCTCTGTCCCATTGGTTCCGGCCGATCTTGCGTGCCGGCAGAACTCGCATCCCCAGGGCTGGGGGTTGAAGACACGGGTCTGCTGCTGCTTTCGAAGAATCCCATCTTCGATGCATCGACCCCTGCCAAGAAGTACAGCACGAACCAGTGTCAGGGCTTCGATTGCCTGGAGGACAAGGGCGTGATCTGGGCGAGGGTCGGCACGGCAGATTCGCGCGTCGCGGTCGGTGACGGCGACGAGTACGTGTGGGACCCGGACGAGTACGTGGATGTGTTCTGCACTCACCTGCAAGCGTCCTGCGATACACTAACGGATCTTGAGCCGCTACTGCACGCTATCGAGGCGAAGAATCTGCTCGCCGGCGACATCTGGCCGCTATTCACGTTCGAGAGTGTGTTTGGAACGTGTGACGCGAACGATATCCGGAAGATCCAAGCTGCCCAGCTCGCGGAGCTGCGTGCCTACATCGATCAGAAGGCAGTGCCCCCGGACCGCCCAGCGTTTGTGATGGGCGACTTCAACGCGAATGGGTTCGACGCGCATCTCGGGGCGAGTGGGCCCTATGGCCAGGTAATCACAACCCTGGGGCTCACCAACATCGCGCCCTTCGACGCCGCGAGTTCGCTGTATAGCGAGCGCTACGACGTTGCCCTGGGATGCAGAGGCGCCCCGCCCTACGCCGTCCCGCCAGTGATGCCGACGACCGCGTGTGACCCCGTGCTCACCACCCCGGATCTGTTTTCCTACGCCTTCGGGTTGCCTCCGAGCCAACCGAAGTGGCCACGCCTTGGTGTGGGCACCAACATTGGTGACAGCGCCTTCTGCGATCAAAGCCAATACGGTACGGTCGGCGACGTCGAATCGAACCGCTACGACCACGTCTTCGTGGTTCCGCCCCGGCCGAGCGATGGAGAATTGCCCGTCTTCGCCATCCCGAACGACCCGGAGCCCTTCGTGGTCCTGAACACCTACCCCGACCCCAACTCGCAAGGCGAGTGCTTTTCCGACCACAAAGCGGTACTGGCCAACGTGAATCTGGCGCGGATCGAGGACAGGCTCAGCTTCAATCCGAAGATGGACCACGACGTCGAGTACGTCGTGAACCGCGTAGAGAACCTGACTGGGGACTCTTCAGGGGGAGCCGAGTTCTACGCGCATTTCGAGATGCCCTCCACGTTCAAGACGACCACAGGCGTGTACAAGGAAGACACGAACGTCATCTATCCTCATTGGCACATGCAGGATGTCCTGAATGGTGCAGACCTTCGCTACTTCATCTTCTTCCTCAAGGAAGAAGATACTATCCCTCCCGATGATGACTACGACATCACGCATCTGCTTGGCGATGTGTCGAAAAGCAGGTTTGATCACGACATCTCAATGTGGGTGCATCTAAACATGCCGTCGCATGAACCCAAATATCATCGATGCCTAGAGGATCTGCACCCCGACTGCTTCAAGTGGTCGAATCATCGAATGTCGCTGATGGTTCAGGACGCAGGTACCCACGCGAACTTCGAGCGAGCGCGGATCGACTTGAGCCTGATCACCAAGGAGGTGCCATGA
- a CDS encoding PQQ-dependent sugar dehydrogenase, translating into MQSARAIVALGALLLAVPTACGEDGSTTVGGGAGDAAGLGGQAGAGLGGQSGTAADGAPEAESGGASGANSDASADADGGPASLFDCSPSSGTIPALQLTQVAKLARPLIAESPPLDPNRLVLGEQRGVLRVMLSGALLPVPFLDISDRVFQVGSEQGLLGLAFHPAYAENGRFYLNYTANGVTAPEGSTVISEFTRGSDPDLADASSERVLLTVAQPQANHNGGALVFRDGLLFIGLGDGGNVGDSGPGHAPGGNAQALDTLLGKLLRIDVDSQSSGLPYGIPAGNMSGAGVRGEIWSYGLRNPYRFSVDPCTRDLYLADVGQNTTEEVNVEPAAAASGRNYGWRVMEGSQCYNAASCDKSGKTLPVAEYDHSAGCSIIGGHVYRGAKIPGLRGYYLYADYCSGRFWALRWDGSSASSPLDLSANLNPGAKTTQITSFGRDAAGELYVMSLTYGFVFRIEAS; encoded by the coding sequence ATGCAGTCGGCGCGGGCTATCGTCGCTTTGGGTGCGTTGCTACTCGCAGTTCCGACGGCCTGCGGCGAAGATGGTTCGACGACTGTCGGCGGCGGCGCGGGGGACGCAGCGGGTCTCGGCGGACAGGCAGGCGCGGGTCTCGGCGGACAGTCAGGCACAGCTGCAGACGGGGCGCCCGAGGCGGAGAGCGGCGGTGCGTCCGGCGCAAACAGTGACGCCAGTGCGGACGCCGATGGGGGGCCGGCAAGTCTCTTCGATTGCTCGCCGTCCAGTGGCACGATTCCCGCGCTGCAACTGACGCAGGTCGCCAAGCTCGCTCGCCCACTGATCGCCGAGAGTCCGCCACTCGATCCGAACCGACTCGTGCTCGGTGAGCAGCGCGGTGTGCTTCGCGTGATGCTGAGTGGAGCGCTGCTGCCCGTTCCCTTCTTGGATATCTCGGATCGAGTCTTCCAAGTCGGCAGCGAACAGGGACTGCTGGGACTGGCCTTTCACCCGGCGTACGCCGAGAACGGGCGCTTCTATCTCAACTACACGGCCAACGGCGTGACGGCCCCCGAGGGCAGCACGGTGATCAGCGAGTTCACACGCGGCTCGGACCCAGATCTGGCAGACGCCAGCAGCGAGCGCGTCCTCTTGACTGTAGCGCAACCCCAGGCCAACCACAACGGCGGCGCGTTGGTGTTCCGCGACGGGCTGCTCTTCATCGGGCTCGGCGACGGCGGCAACGTGGGCGACTCCGGTCCCGGGCACGCACCCGGCGGCAACGCGCAGGCGCTGGACACCCTGCTCGGCAAGCTACTGCGCATCGACGTGGACTCACAGTCCTCAGGGCTGCCCTACGGCATTCCCGCGGGCAACATGAGTGGTGCGGGCGTACGCGGCGAGATTTGGAGCTACGGACTGCGCAACCCATACCGCTTCAGCGTCGACCCTTGCACCAGGGATTTGTACCTGGCCGACGTGGGGCAAAACACGACCGAAGAAGTCAACGTCGAGCCTGCCGCCGCCGCCAGTGGACGCAACTATGGCTGGCGTGTGATGGAAGGCTCGCAGTGCTACAACGCCGCAAGCTGTGACAAGTCTGGCAAGACCTTGCCAGTCGCCGAGTACGACCACTCGGCCGGATGCTCCATCATTGGTGGCCATGTGTATCGGGGCGCCAAGATCCCCGGACTGCGCGGCTACTACCTGTACGCGGACTATTGCAGCGGCCGCTTCTGGGCACTGCGCTGGGACGGGAGCAGCGCCTCGAGCCCTCTGGATCTCAGCGCCAACCTGAACCCGGGCGCGAAAACGACTCAGATCACTTCGTTTGGTCGAGACGCCGCGGGCGAACTCTACGTCATGTCGCTGACCTACGGATTCGTCTTCCGCATCGAGGCGTCGTGA